The genomic window CTCATTTTGTCACTTAAGAAGGTGATCGATGAGGATGTAGGTTTTCAAGATAATGAACTCTGCTCTGTCATGCTTGACAGAGACATGTGAAGACATTTGTGTCACCGAGGATGAACAGAACTGAACAGCCCCTCGGCTTCTTAAAAAGTCTCTTAAAGTGATACTCTATGCAGGTAGTTTTCGGAAAGAAGTGTTCCTCCTTACCGGGGGTAGAACCTCCAGCTCCCTCTCCTTAGCCTCCCTCAGCAGCTGTTCTGCAGTGATCTGTACCGGAGCCGGCATCTTGTTCTTCACCTGGGGAGAGAatcattgtttagcacattagAGGTAACATCAAGATAAACtgttacccccaaataaccccgctaggggcaaagtagggggggaggaggtcccaggctaaggcgggcaggcctccagcctggcgcggaaagactcaacggtgggagccgtaacaaccgcgccaggcagggcgttccactcgggtatggtgtgGGGGAAGAAAGAATTTTTGCaggagtctgtccgggcgtaaagtggttgaaatttaagtgtgtggctcccccgggtgcgcccctgagctggtttcagtagactatctgtgttaatattgatgttaacatttgtaacggcactaaaaaaaaacacaacttaaaACAGGTTCTTGAAGTTGATTTTTCGGAAACATAATTTTACGTATGGAAACAAAAATTTTGCAGATCTTCTATGTGCTATCATAAATTTTATAATACTCACTCATATATAATTATAAGATTATTATATGTAATGGGATTGGCAAATCATTGTTACATGCATTGTCATCAGCTCCGTATCTGCCACTGCGAATCTTTCAAACATGTTAAATTTCTACGTACGTGTAACTTGCACACTATGGAGTTGAAATATCAAACAGAAGTACCACtaccatgcccccctccccaacccatGTGTTGACTGTTGTGACAATAAGTTTTGAAATTAAAACCAGCCCACCTTCGCCACTTTGGGGATCCGTTGAGGCTTCCCCGGCGCTCCACCCGACGTCGAAGCCATCTTGAAAGTTACTCGTTTCCTACACGACCTGAAAAGAACGTCTGAAATCACGCAAAACGTCTCGTTTTTCCTCCTTTTCTTTCCACTAGAAAGATGGTTGCGCGTTCCCCACACGTAATGCTCGTTCCCAGGGTcctaacctttgacctggatTTTGAGTACGAGAGCGCCTTTTCAAAATCAAGGCCGGGGTGGTCTTTAGATCGGTTTTCTTGGTGATATCTAAGTCTCCGTCTTTTATGTAGACTTACTTAATGGCTTTGATAAAGAAAATTTAAACATTTAATGGCAATACTCAATCCCAACTTTCAATAGATAGTTTAACCAATCAACATGTCTGTTGTAAAATACGCCTCCTACGAACCAATAGGAAAAGTTGTTACATTCTCCATCCGGGTAGTTGCCAGGCGATaggaaaacaaagatggcggcgctCTGTTGATAGTTGCTCCGGTTTTTGAGAAAAACGCAGATTTTTGACAACTTCGTGACATATTTACTTGAAAACAGGCAACTTGAAGGTAAGTTCACAGTTTGTACAACGCATATTTCAGGAAAAAGCTCTCAGTTTTTGTGATATTTCCGCAAAAGAACGAGAGTTATTGGGTCGAATTCAGACTATGTGTAGTCAGCTTTGTATGTGAGAGGTCTAGCAGAGTCTTGAATCTGcgaaacaaaatacaacataccCTGCAGGTTTCTGAGGATTTAGATATGCTTTTTCACGTTTGATGGAGAAGGGATAATTTAGCACGGTGACTTGCTGTCTATTTATCATGTTGTGGTCGCAAGAAGGCGTTCTTCTTAGAAATGGCAAAATTATTATTTGCCATTTGGATGCAAATATAATTGTGTCTTGACAAATTTGACAGTTGGTTAACGGCTTAAGCCATCCTTGTCATTTTCCAAATTATTGGCAGCTGAAGATTTTAATTTGATCTTAAGTGACCAATGAATCTTTATAACATAAACGCCTTTAGTGTTTTATACTGCAGTGTACTTGGTATTGAATGTGTTTGTGATGTTGAGTGGTCCGATGCCCGCAACAACATGGCCAGCTTGGTACCACTGTGTAAAGTCAAAGTTAAAGCATATTTCATCCTCTCAGCACCCTGAGCAGCAGGATGACGTCCGTTTCTTCGCCCGGAGGCCCCACGGAGGTGATCAACGCCCGGCGGACAGAGTCGCTGGATGCCCCCAGGATAGAACAGCTGTCCACCAGCTCCACGGAACAGCTGTTCGGGAGGGTCAACGTCGTCAGCGTCATGtgagttttgtttgtgtgtttcagaTTCTCTTCCctcatcatgaaaaaaaaagtttcttccTTTCAGAACCTTCTTTATCATTGTAACAtctagtagtatccagtattaaaTTATACTGCTGCAGAGTATCCTTTGTATCATTGCTGTGACAGTGTCAGGTTGATTCAATAAGACTATATAATGGTTTcgtctagcctgggtgccatcctggtTGGTTTTCCACAGCTCCCATACCCCCTGCTAACCAACTGGGGAAAACTAAAAAGGATAGCATGCCGAATCTTTGACCATCTTTTTTTAGagtgttagaaaaaaaagaacaacaaacgGAACGGAAAGAAACTTACAGTCGCATGCACAGTAGCCAACTGTAGCAACAGTagccgaaagaaacgaattatgtaaaacagcttccgttaattctcctagctttcaccatttgaatagcttacaaaaatccacatcactactaaaatcaacaaacccacttacgatacaaaacgtgggtctcttcattttccactgccttccaaaaagaagtcaaacccaaccatagtcaaccttagctaacttagaactttcacagtagactagataactatatttgattcccatgtatttccatgtacttgtttgtctgcaattagccttcgggcatgaacttgcaataaagttgttATTATTATGATAATGGTGATTTTGCTTTATGCTAAAGCATGCTGACTATTTCTATCCTCCCGTTTGCAGAGAGAAGGCGAACTTAGCCGTGACGCTGTGTAACGAGCAGGATGACATCCTGGGTCACGCGGCGCTGTATGACTACCCGAACACCACGGAGGCCGACCAGGCAGAGTGGCAGCAGTGGCTCAGTCAGAACTACGACACCGCAGCCTGCACTGTGAGTAGAGCAGTGACATCGATCTTTATAGCATATTcatgctcactcactcactcattcatgacccatgacctcagtggtcgtaggggcgttaTGATGCCAGTCAcaatgatccgtgcccatcctgttctgtccttggCCTCTCTGATCAGTTGTGTAGtcaggccagtccatgtcttGATGTTGTCCAACCAGGTCTTCTTTGGTCTTCATGctcagaagggctaaatgcagtgTGTCGAATGACTAAAAGAgagaaataaaaccatgtactACACGTAATTGTGCTACATttacatctaaatctacagttTAAAAGCAACTTCTCTTTCTTATATATTAACAAGTGTAAATGAATTTTTCTTAGTAAACTTATCAAATAACAAAAGTTTTTAAGGGGAGACATTATTGGAAGTTAGTTGAAGGCTTCAAAGACTTGCAACAGtatgtattcatttgttttttgtctgaCACCTCTCCAGATAGCAGAAACGTTTACTGTCTTTATCAGTGAGATATTTCTCTAAACAGAAACCTGTATACACCTGTACAAACCTCTCCCAGTAACATCCTGCTGTTGTATTTTGCAGCCCCTGAACAGCCTGTTTGTCCACTACTTTGTGGCCAGGAAGGAGTACGCTCATGGCTGTGCTCAGGAGATCATCAGGTGGGTGTGCTAAAGTgtaaaagatgatgatgatggattcTCCTGTCGGTACGACAGATGAGTAGGCTCACACGTCATTTGCCAAGGTGGGTCCTCATGTGGGAATGAAGACCAATTCGTGACGCACATGAACGGCCACAGATGCTGCACGGAAAGGAACAGTCTGGTGTGGAGTGCTGTttcctcttctccttcttctcctgaatAGCAGCAGCTCTGTTGGCCTCGAATGTCCTAATTCCTAACGCGCACTGATTTCTCCACAGCGCTCTGTCTTGGGCAATGGCTTCCCAGCAGTCAACGTTGATGTTGCAGCTCTTAAGGCTTGTCTTCAGATTGTCTCTGTACCTTTTGAGGGGTCTGCCCTGGTGTAAAAGTGTAAAAGATACtgttgaaatatatatatatatatatatatatatatatatatatatatatatatatatatatatatatatatatatatatatatatatatatatatatatgattgtctataagtatatgtatatatatatatatatatatatatcactacTTATAGACAATCAcctttgtataatttagataagcagcttttataccttttttgtaccctgttcttttatgtatgttatttgcatttagccttcgggcatgaatttgcaataaacttattattataaaaTCCTTTTACTTTTGACGATCTGATTTTTAAGTCACAAGAACAATGACAATAAGAATACAAATAAAAACCTATCTCAGTATCATAAGAAACACAATTTTCTCTTGTTCCAGGACAATCTTCAATGCTGTTCCAGACCTACATTTCTGCTTCCTGGTGGTTCCTCAGGGGGTCTTCCCAGGTCAGTCTTCCTAACATTGGAGCATGTTTAACAGTTATGGTGCAAATTTCAggttgtacaagtgaccacctccatGTAAGAAAAACCtagccattgtgaccacttttgtattgagtatcTCATAATTACCTAAAAGTTTAATCTTCATTGAAGCATCCTGAGCCTGTCGGAACTTTGTGCtgaaaattttatttttctctTACCTCCTGCAAAGCCGGCCTTGTCTGCCATATTCAGGCCCATAGATGCTCTGGAATGGTTGATTACTGAAATAAGCCTGCGattttttactctccaagcagaggttgaatgggcagatcgtcaccgttttatcatatgccgtttttttCCCGCTAGCCCATAGAGGAAAAAAACATGGCATATGGTAAAACGGTGacaatctgcccattcaacctctgctttgagagtagcaATTTTGGTCCATGTATTTCATGTAACGTCACATGTGGCTTGAAAATGTGCAATAACTTGATTAAAGGaataaaagattttaaaaaactcATCATGTTTTTTCCTGCAGAGCCAGCCTTGTCTGCCATCTTCAGACCCATGGAGAAGACAGAGGAGGCTAAAGGCCCCGACAACTGCTCCATCTTTGTCTCCCACCGGCATGAGCAGGCTCCGGTGTTACATGTCAGGAGGGCCACgtgagttagttagttagttagttaaaatcctcccacacaataaggtgtatagggcggtgcccatctccgtttcatagccctgggccacactgtggtgcaatcactgcagcaggaggctagtccactggcagtggagtgtgtttaacttccatactgtttcagaagtatgtaccattttcataaaatctttggtatgactcaatgtgcctcttgtccagaggtgtcctacccggggcttgaacccgggccttctggtccaagtaatttgaaccagatgtggctagtaacagaagcgcagaccactacaccacagggacacctcTGGGCCACGTGAGTGGATGACAAGTTCTTTACACACAACCAGACAATCTGTCCCATTCCTtggggcaataatgactggttctgctaggtgtcgctgctgcactgAAAAAAATACTGGTCCCAGAAGTTTATGAGTTTATTTAGACCCAGTCATTTTTGGGATCACATTCTTATCACTGCAGtagcaacacctagctgcagtacgaaaaagaaccagtcagtattgaaCTGAGGAGGgtgacaaacagacagacctgtcTGGGCCATGCAAGTTGCTGCAATCATTATTTGAGTGCAAAGAACTACCtttgaaacatttctttctCCCCCtctcctccctccctccagGGTTGAGGACCATGATGACCTCACGCCCATCTTCAACCGCCAGAGCGATGTCCTCAGCACCAAATATGGAGACTTCTTCCTGGCCGAGCTGATCGAGGCTCAAGACGACAACAACCACTGCGTCATCGCAGAGGTGGGAAATACATTCGTTGCACTGTTTGTTATGAGCTTACCCTGCAGTTGGGTACTTGCTGCACTGTTGACCAATCTTGTACCTGCTTGATTCTGTGACACTGGATGTCAACTAAATTTTCAAGAAGGCGATTAGAGATGGCCTCCTTACCCATGCCACTTCCAGTGACCCTTCcagtcacacagacagaaatagcagcactgaggatgtatggAAACGTTGCATTGGGTACTCCCTGCAATACTGAAAGAATCTTACCAATGGCAAATCTTttcctttttctctctcttctctttttccctaaaataaataaatattttccAAGTCAGAAATGGGGTTCGGTATGCCTAACATGTACTGACAATAGCATCACTTAACCTTGTTCAGTGTGAATAGAATTTATGCTTTGTCCATCATCTTTTGTCACAGATTGTCAATCATCAAACCCTAATCATGTTGACTGATTTTCCTGTTAGGTTGAAGGCACCGCCGTCGGCTTCATGAGCGTGTGCAACGAGGTGAACACATCGCTGCTGGCGGAGTGTTTTGAGCTGGGCCCCTTCCACGGACTGTGCAGGCCCCACCCTGATGATATCCTGGAGCCCCCCAGAGAGCCCTCCCCGCCCCCCACTGTCCCGGAACCCTCCGAGACAGCCCCCACCACGGCTGACCAGAGACCCAGCTCCGCCGCCTCACAGGCTTCAGCCAAGTCTAAGAGGTAATGTGTTCATTTGTTTATATAAcactgtccacacacacacacacacacacacacatacacacacacacacatacacacttgtttccatacctgtccttggtgctgaacactatccctccacacactcacacacgtgTTACTGTGCCTGTTTTTTGGTGCTGATCACACATGTGTTACTGTGCCTGTtttttggtgctgaacactatccccccccctccccccccacacacacgtGTTACCATAGccttccttggtgctgaaccctATTCACATACACATATttaacatgcctgtccttggtgctgaacagtgtccacatacacacacacacagatacacactcTTTTCCTTTgttgctgaacactatccatacGCACATACCCTTGGTGACAAACACGGCTAATCAAACCATCTTGGTGCTTGTTTTGCAGGTCTGAAACAGCGATGACTggggaaatatcagaatcaACAAAAGCAGAAGCACCGGAAAAAGGTATTTACTATCTCATAGATGTTTCCGTGTTCTTCATGTAACTTATTCAGAAGCAGTAGAAGATGTGATCATTGCCTCAGATTGCTACTACTCAAAAGCATGTCTGGATACTTGTCTCTGTACCATGACCTTGcagttgaccttgacctttgttccccTAGCGGTTGCTCCTTCACCTGCAGGCTCCGTGACTGGCACACCTCTGGCTGGGAAAAGGTCGTCAAAAGGTTAGTTTTGAAAGTACAGGAAAGAAAATTCTTCGTTCACTCTTAGCCTTATGCTAGGGTCCCATTTCCATGctggggcccgaccgggctgtttaagaaaacaaagaatagaaaatgcatatcaagaatatacatgatTTATGGTGAGGAGtaattgttttacattttgtgtgttttgctgtcttttttatcatatttttctttccCGCAAGCTACCCGTCCGgtccccgctttggaaatgggaccgtagcattaacCATGTATTTGCTTGTTGAGCATCGACAGgtggcacaaaaatatgaatacaCAATatactggtacaatgtatatggttTTGCAAAACCAATGTGATtcctttgttaaaaaaaataatgctgAACTTGGAAATCAACACAATAACAGAGTCTCATAGGAGAAAATATTGTCAGGTTCAAGTTTTACTTCTTAAGTCCTCTGTTTTTAACTTGAACTTATATCTCAGAGATCCAACAAAATTGAATTGATCTGCCTTCCTTATGCTGCCTTGATGGTTGTTTGTACTGGCCAAGTGCTGTTAGGTTATTGATGTGTGCATGTGCAGGAATCCTGATAAATCTGTTGATTTGTTGCCCGACCAGGGAGCATCGCAGAAGCCTCAGAGCTGAAGGTGAGGCCTAAGCTGAGCGAGGCTCACATGGGGGAGAGGTGAGTATTTTTTCTGTATGATAAACACTAAAAACTCCTGCTGTACATATGCATGAAGTGCCTGTCTATCaagtactactagtatctgTATTGTGTTTTGTACTTTGTATGGAGAATGATCCACCTGACTACAGCAAGATGTTCCACTTGTTCTGAAAACCTGTCTGGTCCTTTACAGTTCCTCCTCACTGATGAGTGAGTCCAGCAGAGCCACCAGTGTGATGTCAGAGGCCTCAAAGGTTaccaataaaatcaaatctttgTTGTGCTGAATACAATCATTGGGTGCAACTTTGATTATACAAGTAAAGATGTGCCCTTTAGTGTGGCACACCTGTCCAGCTTAATGAATGCAAGTCACCTCTATTTGAATAAGAATTGCTTTTAAGAAAGCTGGCCATGCGACGATAAGATAATTTTAAATGTGAAGTTTGCTCGGTGGCCACACTGGCAGGTTGTAGTTTTGTCACATTGGCAACTGATTGAGTTCAAGTGCAGTGCTAAATGTTTTATTTAGTTTTGAGAAGTGTGAATTTTGATACATAGTAACATGTGTTATAAAGTCGGCTGTCATCTGTGTTACTGTAGCTTGTCTAGTTGTTTTAacacaaagaaatgaaaagtagcaaaaattaaaacatgccCATTTTTCCCCAGGTTGGTTCAGTGAAGTCCGCTGCCAGCAAGGCAGAGCTGGCACCCCCCACCACGGCCACAGACCAGCGGTCCCCCTCCCCGGGGATGGAACCCCCCAACATACCCCCCAGGTTCACCCCCGTGTACAAGGGGGAGTCCAACGCCTTCTGTGTCCACCTGTTCTGTATTGATGAACGGTTTGAGATGAGGTGAGATGGAAGATTTTCTTCTGAGTACACTTTAGAAACCATGAATACTGTATTTGATAACAACAGTCacagtttgcaagaatttttttttcaaaacacattAATGTATTGGTTTTGGCGACGTTGTGGTGTCTGTGTGGCACCACAGTTAGAGCGTTGGATCAATAAGTCCCGTGTTTGATATGCCCTGACAATGGAGTGACACCCACGAagcctctttggctaatctgtcaaaaagtgtgccaaaaaaaacaaacgGATTTATTGCGCCAATGTAACAGCATCtacacatttgccaccaaaagCCGTAAATCTTTTTTGAAAGAGTTCTTAAATGTATTGGTTTGTTTTCCGCAGGTCTCAGGACTTCCTGCCGTACATCTTCAGTCTGTTCCCAGAGAAGGACTTTGTGGTGATGACCGTTCCTCACCTGGTGCCGGAGTTCCCCCTCCTACAGAACTTTGTGGTCAGTTAGTGTGTCTATATCCTTTATTCAGTATGAAACACCTGCAAAGCTGGCAGCAACTGCCATTGCATCAAACAGACTTGTCATACTTAATCCATTCCCTGCTCCAGAACTTTGTGGTGAGTTACAATGCTTGAAGTCTTGCACAACTGTAATTGGCACCTGAATTTATCATGAGGCAGAGCCAGCCTGCTGAATTTAATGTAGAATGTTGACtgtaccccccatgcaggcccccacAGAGGCattaatgtatgtatgtgtattttgtacaatgaatgactgaatgaatgaaaactttattaccgTGTCTTGCGCCATTTTGCGCCCAACCCAtgcgggcttataagacacaTGTACGTTACATTAAttgcataaacaaaacatctgtATATTTCCAGAGAGTGACCCCACGTGTGCCCAGTATCCTGGCTGAGGAACTGTATGTGTTCCACAGGGCAGGCCTGCTCAAGTAAGGCATTCTCCAACTCTTTTTGTTCTCCTTTTAAAGTTCAACCTTTAGTCTTCATGAAAGATGTTATTAACTTTGTCTCTTCTTATGAAGGTAGTTGTCAAAAGGCTTTAGAGCTTTATCAATCATGTCTTTTACCTTTAGATTTTGCTTTTTATGTGCAATTATTGTACTGAAATCTTGTCTTTTAtttaaaagttgaaaaaagaTTACATTTACTAAGTGATAAGTATTTCTGTCTTATCTGAATTACTATAGAGTGCACTCAATGAGTTACTTACATGTGCACTACAATATTGCAAGGATATGTTGTACTTTTTCTACAGTTATTGTAGTTAACCAACAATCCTTACTCCCCCTTAACAGGGATTTTGTGGTACGTCCCGCCACATCTGATGACACCCCGGGAGTGGAAGGACTAGTCCAATCCGTCGAGGGGAGGGAACAGCTCCTGAAGGATCTCCATCAGTATAATGAGGCCAGGAGGGACCCAGTAAGTCTTAGATGTTGCAATCTGAATGTTCACATTTGACTGGAATGTTGGATAACTCACAACTCCACACCATGCCTTGGATGGTTTCTAGATGTTTTGCCGCCAAGAGGATGCCTAACTGTAACCCAGTACATCAACCCTAAC from Branchiostoma lanceolatum isolate klBraLanc5 chromosome 4, klBraLanc5.hap2, whole genome shotgun sequence includes these protein-coding regions:
- the LOC136433962 gene encoding cilia- and flagella-associated protein 61-like isoform X1; this encodes MTSVSSPGGPTEVINARRTESLDAPRIEQLSTSSTEQLFGRVNVVSVIEKANLAVTLCNEQDDILGHAALYDYPNTTEADQAEWQQWLSQNYDTAACTPLNSLFVHYFVARKEYAHGCAQEIIRTIFNAVPDLHFCFLVVPQGVFPEPALSAIFRPMEKTEEAKGPDNCSIFVSHRHEQAPVLHVRRATVEDHDDLTPIFNRQSDVLSTKYGDFFLAELIEAQDDNNHCVIAEVEGTAVGFMSVCNEVNTSLLAECFELGPFHGLCRPHPDDILEPPREPSPPPTVPEPSETAPTTADQRPSSAASQASAKSKRSETAMTGEISESTKAEAPEKAVAPSPAGSVTGTPLAGKRSSKGSIAEASELKVRPKLSEAHMGESSSSLMSESSRATSVMSEASKVGSVKSAASKAELAPPTTATDQRSPSPGMEPPNIPPRFTPVYKGESNAFCVHLFCIDERFEMRSQDFLPYIFSLFPEKDFVVMTVPHLVPEFPLLQNFVRVTPRVPSILAEELYVFHRAGLLKDFVVRPATSDDTPGVEGLVQSVEGREQLLKDLHQYNEARRDPDGMEIQTYVAVSQQQVVGVAILRREENVEYIRSHYNVEDFIYYNHHARSEHGHIHHLALNPIFQHYSKHFLKEVLRLSHKSCLYYPIYPPYAAKETLTHHSLITALNEMVPVRARRQITYPLERLGINAPSHRVSKQQECYAVNHINRKLTLEPKVTINARIVVVGASDVGLSYLETLAFCPHLRFNNITLVSTHGLPGEMAPDSHRDNLMGKSHCYLYEDHSLASLRSWVNVVFGKMAAINRQTKHVIVAGGTKVPYDHLVLCTGQQYQVPAPTGADINQEEMTNATLPNSPHRRFLGEGPRNVLTVNDSHDAAAMLHTLRYDFLNAEGQLIVYGNTLDAYTCVQTVLLLGVAGSRVHLVEPPLKPHEPTCFNSPLVEEGVRNELAQAGVTVHSGYFLAQWNDGMGGDLVQSASFTSKAAPLRLECSFFLSFFQKMVDYDAFKATNDACLVYDGKLVIDSTFELDVVQKLVLTNLE